A single window of Chloroflexota bacterium DNA harbors:
- a CDS encoding CDGSH iron-sulfur domain-containing protein, protein MADTTVTTRKNGPYMVQGGIKIVDADGNEVAIDGDSDMVFLCRCGESANKPFCDGQHRKVGFEA, encoded by the coding sequence ATGGCAGACACGACGGTTACTACGCGGAAGAATGGTCCCTACATGGTGCAGGGCGGCATCAAGATTGTGGACGCGGACGGCAACGAGGTCGCGATTGACGGCGACAGCGACATGGTTTTCTTGTGCCGCTGCGGCGAGTCCGCGAACAAGCCCTTCTGCGACGGCCAGCACCGGAAGGTAGGTTTCGAGGCATAG
- a CDS encoding cytochrome c maturation protein CcmE, which produces MTEDTIQPELEQAEGGLFASKGKFIAAAIVLIGALGYLGFIAFQSATVYSYTVSELAEMGPTPDGKLVRVSGSLVEDSFVRQDGSTIAHFRLTDTDAQDGALIIAANYEGVLPDLFFNPHSEIILEGQYGTDGIFHSQNVLVKCPSKYIEAGDESTGDYSDYEKPAA; this is translated from the coding sequence ATGACAGAAGACACCATACAACCTGAATTGGAACAAGCCGAAGGTGGATTGTTCGCGTCCAAGGGCAAGTTCATCGCCGCGGCGATAGTGCTGATAGGCGCGCTCGGCTACCTAGGCTTCATCGCGTTCCAGAGCGCGACGGTGTATTCCTACACGGTCAGCGAACTCGCGGAGATGGGGCCAACGCCCGACGGCAAGCTGGTGCGTGTGAGCGGTAGTCTCGTCGAGGATTCGTTTGTGCGCCAGGACGGCTCTACGATAGCGCATTTCCGGCTGACTGATACGGACGCGCAAGACGGCGCGCTAATCATCGCCGCGAACTACGAAGGCGTGCTGCCTGACCTCTTCTTCAACCCCCACTCCGAGATAATCCTCGAAGGGCAATACGGCACGGACGGCATCTTCCACAGCCAAAACGTGCTGGTAAAATGCCCTTCTAAGTACATCGAAGCCGGCGACGAGTCCACCGGCGACTACAGCGATTACGAAAAGCCGGCGGCGTAG
- a CDS encoding NAD(P)/FAD-dependent oxidoreductase, protein MSAGNPVIVIGGGPAGACVSTLLARMGFPVVLLERERFPRAHVGESLLPGSIPILESLGVMDEVRKARFTVKPGATMIWGTEREPWSWRFSETHASNPHAYQVWRPEFDAILLNNARRSGVDVREGWQVARVLFDNDGAAAAVRCRPMDNASSHGASAGASSMDRAADRATARELSPDDLSPTDGVKAGAFPTEVELQARFVVDASGQSGVLSRQLGLREWDDFFRNLAVYGYYKGGARLPSPDAGNILIESQADGWLWHIPLRDGWASVGAVVDAEVGQRGIREQGTVRFLQSQIAAAPYLANMLESAELATEPEVVRDWSYRCRSLHGRGYILVGDAGCFIDPLFSSGVHLALTYAALAAVVVASALEDPTIASPAAQMYEQMYYREYGHFRELARLFYSSNRTADSYFWEARRLLDDDPALTPRQSFIQLVAGQPSRGYERVALSKGMLPPAFGNSVAAVESERRRRAQGLPQNVPLQLAAGARLQRQPVLEDDRFVWGVGLVTDAHSEGIPCSALVSQLLSRLDGQATASEAIASLCSSIPPEMATQAEQAAMQALELLYVDGAITPSLGNTEG, encoded by the coding sequence ATGTCGGCTGGCAATCCTGTAATAGTCATCGGCGGCGGACCGGCGGGCGCTTGCGTCAGCACGCTGCTCGCGCGCATGGGCTTTCCGGTCGTGCTGCTGGAACGCGAGCGCTTTCCCCGAGCGCATGTTGGTGAGTCGCTGCTGCCCGGCAGCATCCCCATATTGGAAAGCCTCGGCGTGATGGATGAAGTTCGCAAAGCGCGTTTCACCGTTAAGCCCGGCGCGACGATGATCTGGGGCACGGAACGCGAGCCATGGAGTTGGCGCTTCAGCGAGACGCACGCCAGCAATCCGCATGCGTATCAGGTCTGGCGTCCCGAATTCGACGCCATATTGCTAAACAACGCACGGCGCTCCGGCGTCGATGTGCGAGAAGGCTGGCAAGTTGCGCGCGTCCTCTTCGACAATGACGGCGCCGCCGCCGCCGTCCGCTGCCGCCCGATGGATAACGCATCGTCACACGGCGCATCCGCCGGCGCATCATCCATGGATAGAGCCGCGGATAGAGCGACGGCAAGAGAATTATCGCCGGACGACCTATCGCCGACAGACGGCGTAAAAGCGGGCGCATTTCCGACGGAAGTCGAGCTACAAGCGCGCTTTGTCGTTGACGCGAGCGGGCAGAGCGGCGTGTTATCGAGACAGTTGGGGCTGCGCGAGTGGGACGACTTCTTCCGCAATCTCGCGGTGTACGGCTATTACAAGGGCGGCGCGCGCCTGCCATCGCCGGACGCGGGCAATATCCTCATCGAATCGCAGGCGGACGGCTGGCTATGGCACATCCCCTTGCGCGACGGATGGGCGAGCGTCGGCGCGGTCGTGGACGCGGAAGTGGGTCAGCGCGGCATCCGCGAGCAGGGCACGGTGCGTTTTCTGCAATCGCAAATAGCCGCCGCGCCATACCTCGCAAATATGCTGGAATCCGCAGAGTTGGCGACCGAGCCGGAGGTCGTACGCGACTGGTCGTACCGCTGCCGATCGCTGCACGGTCGCGGGTACATACTGGTAGGAGACGCGGGCTGCTTCATCGACCCGCTGTTTTCGTCGGGCGTGCATCTTGCGCTGACATACGCCGCGCTCGCCGCCGTCGTGGTCGCGTCCGCGCTCGAAGACCCAACGATTGCAAGCCCCGCCGCGCAGATGTACGAGCAGATGTATTACCGAGAGTACGGGCATTTTCGCGAGCTTGCGCGGCTGTTCTACTCCAGCAACCGCACGGCGGATTCGTACTTCTGGGAGGCGCGCCGTCTGCTCGACGACGACCCCGCATTGACTCCGCGACAGTCGTTCATCCAGCTCGTCGCCGGGCAGCCATCGCGCGGTTACGAGCGTGTCGCATTGTCTAAAGGAATGCTGCCACCGGCGTTCGGCAACAGTGTCGCCGCAGTCGAATCAGAACGCCGCCGCCGCGCACAAGGCTTGCCGCAAAACGTGCCACTGCAACTCGCGGCGGGCGCACGCCTGCAACGACAGCCCGTGCTAGAAGACGACAGATTCGTCTGGGGAGTAGGCTTAGTAACGGACGCGCATTCCGAAGGCATCCCCTGCAGCGCACTAGTCTCGCAATTGCTAAGCCGCCTAGACGGACAAGCCACCGCATCCGAAGCCATAGCATCCCTCTGCTCCTCCATCCCGCCGGAAATGGCGACACAAGCCGAGCAAGCCGCCATGCAAGCGCTTGAGTTGCTGTATGTGGACGGCGCGATTACGCCCTCGCTCGGAAATACGGAAGGCTAG
- a CDS encoding electron transfer flavoprotein alpha/ beta subunit, whose product MKIAVCIKQVPVVSLLKFDNESRRVVRDGVPSEVNPFDVLGMSLAANLKRQHDAEVVVFTMGPPQARDALVQCLAMGADSAVHLNDRAFAGSDTLATARALALALAQDDYDLIICGRNSLDAETGQVGAEIADMLDLPQVSGVRRLDLNADGDSIALEAERITDEGYDVVRCALPALITVTEDVAPEIYPRRAERQAAQEKPVATLTAADLSDDASVFGADGSPTSVSEIYSIEPEREGIVVRDKPADEAVSELMAYLDARGALGGDAAATTNASDKPGAAIPRGARRERGDVGAIWVLAEMLGSELRPITLELLGRSCELADALNTSVEAVLLGDNPADGGDAADDSTRHANTLAAYGADRVLLAQDARLADYEVSQYTAVLADAIVTHRPYAVLLGSTVMGRELAARLAGRLSLGLTGDCIGLEVDDEGRLVQLKPAFGGNIVAPILSNTTPYMATVRPGLLTPVVPDSSVDAVVERLSIDGLGDARVHIIERVVDESAEGAELDNAHTIVSVGKGIGGPENLPLLRELADALDAPLGATRDVTELGWLPRQYQIGLSGKSVSPSLYFAVALSGVFNHTVGIGKAGTVVAINNTARAPIFRAADFGIVGDYTEVVPALIKALKTRGA is encoded by the coding sequence ATGAAAATAGCCGTCTGCATAAAACAGGTGCCCGTCGTATCGCTGCTGAAGTTCGACAACGAATCGCGGCGCGTGGTGCGCGATGGCGTGCCGAGTGAGGTCAACCCGTTCGATGTGCTAGGTATGTCGCTCGCGGCAAACCTGAAGCGGCAGCACGATGCCGAAGTAGTCGTCTTCACGATGGGACCGCCGCAGGCTCGTGACGCGCTGGTGCAGTGCCTGGCGATGGGCGCGGACAGCGCTGTGCATCTGAACGACCGCGCATTCGCAGGCAGCGACACGCTGGCGACCGCTCGCGCGCTCGCGCTCGCCTTGGCGCAAGACGACTACGACCTGATTATCTGCGGGCGCAACAGCCTGGACGCCGAAACGGGTCAGGTAGGCGCGGAAATCGCCGATATGCTCGATCTGCCGCAAGTCAGCGGTGTGCGCCGTCTTGACCTGAACGCTGACGGTGATAGTATCGCGCTCGAAGCGGAGCGCATCACGGACGAGGGCTACGATGTCGTGCGCTGTGCCTTGCCCGCGCTCATCACCGTCACGGAGGATGTCGCGCCGGAGATATACCCGCGCCGCGCAGAGCGTCAGGCGGCGCAAGAAAAGCCTGTCGCCACGCTGACCGCCGCCGACCTGAGCGACGACGCGAGCGTGTTCGGCGCAGACGGATCGCCCACATCCGTCAGTGAAATCTACTCCATTGAACCGGAGCGCGAAGGCATAGTCGTGCGCGACAAGCCCGCCGACGAAGCCGTAAGCGAACTGATGGCATATCTCGATGCACGGGGCGCACTCGGCGGCGATGCTGCTGCCACTACCAACGCAAGCGATAAGCCAGGCGCAGCGATTCCACGCGGCGCACGCCGAGAACGCGGCGATGTCGGCGCTATCTGGGTGCTCGCTGAGATGCTGGGCAGCGAATTGCGTCCGATTACGCTTGAACTGCTCGGGCGATCTTGCGAACTCGCGGATGCGCTGAACACCAGTGTCGAAGCGGTGCTGCTTGGCGATAACCCCGCTGACGGCGGTGATGCTGCGGACGACTCCACGCGCCACGCGAACACGCTGGCGGCTTATGGCGCGGACCGCGTGCTGCTTGCGCAGGATGCACGGCTTGCGGATTACGAAGTTTCGCAGTACACAGCCGTTCTCGCGGACGCGATAGTCACGCATCGTCCTTATGCCGTACTACTCGGCTCGACCGTGATGGGCAGAGAACTCGCGGCGCGGCTGGCGGGCAGGCTGTCGCTGGGGCTGACCGGCGACTGCATCGGGCTGGAAGTGGACGATGAAGGGCGGCTAGTGCAGCTCAAGCCCGCATTCGGCGGCAACATCGTCGCGCCGATATTATCGAACACAACGCCGTATATGGCGACCGTGCGGCCCGGCTTGCTGACGCCCGTCGTGCCGGACAGCAGCGTCGATGCGGTGGTAGAGCGACTATCGATTGACGGCTTGGGCGATGCGCGAGTGCATATCATCGAGCGCGTCGTGGACGAATCGGCGGAAGGCGCGGAACTTGACAACGCGCATACGATAGTCAGTGTGGGCAAGGGCATAGGCGGTCCCGAAAACCTGCCGCTGCTGCGAGAACTCGCGGACGCGCTGGACGCGCCATTGGGAGCGACCCGCGATGTTACCGAGCTAGGTTGGCTGCCGCGCCAGTACCAGATAGGGCTGTCCGGCAAATCCGTATCGCCGAGCCTATATTTCGCCGTGGCGCTGAGCGGCGTGTTCAATCACACCGTCGGCATAGGCAAGGCAGGCACGGTAGTAGCCATCAACAACACCGCGCGCGCCCCAATCTTCCGCGCTGCAGACTTCGGCATAGTAGGCGATTACACCGAAGTAGTCCCCGCGCTAATCAAAGCACTGAAAACTCGCGGCGCCTAA
- a CDS encoding ornithine cyclodeaminase family protein, which yields MSPLWITDADVRRLLSVEEAIPLVEAVLRQQAVGAATNIPRGHTVAGPGVMLAHMSAALHEQGVFGFKVYSIVGGEYRFFVLLYGMQTGDLLAVIEASSLGRLRTGAASGVSVMHMARENSAEIGILGSGFQADAQLEAICSVRTIERVRVFSRNPTNRSDFARRMTNTLGIEVQAADNPRDVVERADILVTITNSPTPVFSGEWLCPGTHICAVGGANEYVTELDDATISRADIIAVDSIAQAKIECGELMMPTSRGLLLWEQVSELHQIVGGMKPGRRGADDITLFKSLGMAMWDLAAAKAVYDRYIS from the coding sequence ATGTCTCCTCTGTGGATAACGGATGCCGATGTCAGACGCCTGCTGAGCGTGGAGGAAGCGATTCCTTTGGTGGAGGCGGTGCTGCGGCAGCAGGCGGTAGGCGCGGCGACGAACATACCGCGCGGACACACCGTCGCCGGGCCGGGCGTGATGCTCGCACACATGTCGGCGGCGCTGCACGAACAGGGCGTCTTCGGCTTCAAGGTATATTCCATCGTCGGCGGCGAATACCGCTTCTTCGTGTTGCTGTATGGCATGCAGACCGGCGACCTGCTCGCGGTCATAGAAGCGTCGTCGCTCGGGCGGCTGCGAACGGGCGCGGCGTCCGGTGTCAGCGTGATGCACATGGCGCGCGAGAACTCCGCTGAAATCGGCATACTAGGCAGCGGCTTTCAGGCGGACGCGCAGCTTGAGGCAATATGCAGCGTGCGTACCATTGAGCGCGTGCGCGTCTTCAGCCGCAACCCCACGAACCGCAGCGATTTCGCGCGACGAATGACGAACACGCTCGGCATCGAAGTGCAGGCGGCGGACAATCCCCGCGATGTCGTGGAACGCGCGGACATTCTCGTTACGATTACGAACTCTCCTACGCCCGTGTTCAGCGGCGAATGGCTGTGTCCTGGAACGCACATCTGCGCGGTCGGCGGCGCAAACGAGTATGTAACCGAGCTGGACGACGCCACGATTAGCCGTGCGGACATCATCGCCGTGGACAGCATCGCGCAGGCGAAAATCGAATGCGGCGAGCTGATGATGCCCACATCGCGCGGCTTGTTGCTGTGGGAGCAGGTCAGCGAACTGCATCAGATAGTCGGCGGCATGAAGCCGGGCAGGCGCGGCGCAGACGATATCACGCTGTTCAAGTCGCTGGGCATGGCGATGTGGGATCTCGCGGCGGCGAAGGCGGTTTACGATAGATATATCAGTTGA
- a CDS encoding PPOX class F420-dependent oxidoreductase: protein MLPENVRDFIAKNDKAVLSTFRRNGAAQLSIVVVGAYGDGAAFTTTEDRAKLLNLRRDSRCSLLVSQDSWWGFVVLEGTARILSADNTDAGELRQAFREVYRSISGEHPDWEEYDRAMVEDKRAVVVVVPDRIYGTAL from the coding sequence ATGCTGCCAGAAAATGTTAGGGACTTTATCGCTAAAAATGACAAGGCCGTGCTCAGCACGTTCCGGCGCAACGGTGCGGCGCAGCTGAGCATCGTCGTCGTGGGCGCATACGGCGACGGCGCGGCGTTCACCACGACGGAGGATCGCGCAAAGCTGCTCAATCTGCGGCGCGATTCGCGATGTTCGCTGCTGGTGTCGCAGGACAGCTGGTGGGGATTCGTGGTGCTGGAAGGCACGGCGCGCATCCTGTCCGCGGACAACACGGATGCCGGAGAACTGCGGCAGGCGTTCCGCGAAGTGTATCGCTCCATATCCGGCGAGCACCCGGACTGGGAGGAATACGATCGCGCAATGGTCGAAGACAAGCGCGCCGTGGTCGTGGTCGTGCCTGATCGCATCTACGGCACGGCGCTATAG
- a CDS encoding putative toxin-antitoxin system toxin component, PIN family: MNEFWRVLIRKFRVRAEAIPNVIQSILPDVEIVEPATFPAQICRDPDDDAILGTAVAGNADCIVTGDSDLLVLERLVCAGVAIDIITPVDFPRYEEKRL, encoded by the coding sequence CTGAATGAGTTCTGGCGAGTACTCATTCGAAAGTTTAGAGTTAGAGCCGAAGCGATTCCTAATGTCATTCAGTCTATACTCCCCGATGTGGAAATCGTCGAACCCGCTACTTTCCCCGCGCAAATTTGCCGCGACCCTGACGACGATGCGATTCTCGGCACTGCGGTCGCTGGCAATGCCGACTGCATTGTGACCGGTGACAGCGACCTGCTTGTGCTCGAACGCCTAGTCTGCGCCGGCGTTGCTATTGACATCATCACTCCTGTGGACTTCCCACGCTATGAAGAAAAGCGTTTGTAG
- a CDS encoding cytochrome C assembly protein — protein MTGTRLCDIFYNMIVRNGLLAASAALMLVTLYMVFLWVPTEVNLGVSQRIFYFHVPLGWLGMLSIIVVAVASITHLVTGRQWWDDLAYTTAEIGVIFASLILVTGVIWARGDLGWWWTWDAKLTTTLVLWFIYIGYLMVRAYAPKGSQSARFSSVIALFGAIDAPIIYFATVWWSSAHPELNVGPAAAERDAIESGKIYLTLLVSVLAFTVLYIHLLVERFHLRRSESALDGLHQAFASRLS, from the coding sequence ATGACAGGCACACGACTTTGTGATATATTTTACAACATGATAGTACGCAACGGACTTCTCGCAGCGAGCGCAGCGCTGATGCTCGTAACGCTCTACATGGTCTTCCTCTGGGTGCCGACCGAGGTGAATCTCGGCGTATCACAGCGCATCTTCTACTTCCATGTGCCGCTGGGATGGCTTGGCATGTTGTCCATTATCGTGGTCGCGGTGGCGAGCATCACGCATCTGGTAACCGGCAGGCAGTGGTGGGATGATCTCGCGTACACTACGGCGGAGATAGGCGTCATATTCGCGAGCCTCATCCTAGTAACGGGCGTCATCTGGGCGCGCGGCGACCTCGGCTGGTGGTGGACATGGGACGCCAAGCTGACCACGACGCTGGTGTTGTGGTTCATATACATCGGCTACCTGATGGTGCGCGCTTATGCCCCGAAAGGGTCGCAGTCTGCGCGGTTCTCATCGGTCATCGCACTCTTCGGCGCTATCGACGCGCCCATAATCTACTTCGCGACCGTGTGGTGGAGTTCAGCGCACCCGGAATTGAATGTAGGTCCCGCCGCCGCTGAAAGGGATGCTATCGAGTCTGGCAAAATCTACCTGACGCTGCTGGTGTCGGTGCTTGCGTTCACGGTCTTGTACATACACCTGCTGGTCGAACGATTCCATCTGCGCCGCTCCGAATCCGCGCTCGACGGCCTGCACCAAGCGTTCGCGTCACGCCTATCCTGA
- a CDS encoding sigma-70 family RNA polymerase sigma factor produces MDDSASPEQPMQFDDIIEMYSDFVYNVAYRMMGNPHDAEEVSQEAFLSAFRAFDRFRGESRVTTWLYRITVNAALMRLRREKRARSLRWVGIENLDVPSWDESPEPSAMISELGEKIQEGIAMLQPDLRAAVVLRDVVGLSSAESAEALEITLSALKSRLHRARVLLRQHLAEYAPGHR; encoded by the coding sequence ATGGACGACTCCGCAAGCCCCGAGCAGCCCATGCAGTTCGACGACATCATCGAGATGTACTCGGACTTCGTTTACAATGTCGCGTATCGTATGATGGGCAATCCGCACGACGCCGAAGAAGTGTCGCAGGAAGCGTTCTTGTCGGCGTTTCGCGCGTTCGACCGATTTCGCGGCGAATCTCGCGTTACGACATGGCTGTACCGCATCACCGTGAACGCCGCGCTAATGCGCCTTCGCCGCGAAAAGCGCGCGCGCAGCCTGCGATGGGTCGGCATCGAAAACCTCGATGTGCCGAGCTGGGACGAATCGCCGGAGCCGTCCGCGATGATTTCCGAGCTGGGCGAGAAGATTCAGGAAGGCATAGCGATGTTGCAGCCCGACCTCCGCGCCGCGGTAGTGCTGCGTGATGTCGTAGGCCTGTCCAGCGCAGAATCGGCGGAAGCGCTTGAGATTACATTATCGGCGCTCAAATCGCGGCTGCACCGCGCGCGCGTGCTGCTGCGCCAGCACTTGGCGGAATATGCACCGGGGCATAGATAG
- a CDS encoding CcmD family protein, with the protein MLMLRRNTLRSVIIAAAALIILTTAAIPGAAALAYDSGTSADAITLDTTTDIPAQQRRGEAELPWLFAVYAITWAAFFGYVFVMSRRQREMQREIETLKRALEAKED; encoded by the coding sequence ATGTTAATGCTCCGGAGAAATACCTTGCGAAGCGTCATCATAGCCGCAGCAGCCCTGATAATTCTGACCACAGCCGCGATACCCGGCGCTGCCGCGCTCGCCTACGACAGCGGCACGTCAGCCGACGCCATAACGCTCGACACAACGACGGACATACCGGCGCAGCAGCGGCGAGGCGAGGCGGAATTGCCGTGGCTGTTCGCCGTGTACGCAATCACTTGGGCGGCGTTCTTCGGGTATGTCTTCGTGATGTCTCGCCGTCAGCGCGAGATGCAGCGCGAAATCGAAACACTCAAGCGCGCCCTAGAAGCCAAGGAAGATTGA
- a CDS encoding DUF402 domain-containing protein encodes MNPISRWIPGDRIVMRSVWGDRIQAAWPVTVVCDTTEALVLYLAAGTVYKMRTYTSEGRLPIGEWNHLEREWTADMLRIMLPGDQHAYLAFWDQELRFSRWYVNLEREYIRTDMGIDFIDHFLDIVIEADLKTWRWKDEAELSRAVSLNLVSRKQAEEIRAEGCLALSRRDAGIPPFGQGWECWTPNSEWSVPTLPLDWWDL; translated from the coding sequence ATGAATCCAATTAGCAGATGGATTCCCGGCGACCGGATAGTAATGCGAAGTGTCTGGGGTGACAGGATTCAGGCGGCGTGGCCAGTGACGGTGGTATGCGATACAACGGAAGCCCTTGTGCTCTATCTGGCTGCGGGCACAGTTTATAAAATGCGGACATACACATCCGAAGGTCGGCTGCCTATTGGCGAGTGGAATCATCTTGAGCGTGAATGGACAGCCGACATGCTCCGTATCATGCTCCCGGGCGATCAGCATGCCTATCTAGCATTTTGGGATCAAGAACTTCGGTTCAGTCGATGGTATGTCAATCTTGAGCGTGAATACATTCGGACAGACATGGGTATCGATTTCATCGATCATTTCTTGGACATCGTTATCGAGGCGGACTTGAAGACTTGGCGGTGGAAGGACGAGGCAGAACTCAGCCGAGCCGTATCGCTCAACCTTGTTTCTCGAAAACAGGCGGAGGAAATTAGAGCGGAGGGATGTTTGGCTTTGAGCAGACGGGATGCCGGAATACCTCCATTCGGGCAAGGTTGGGAATGTTGGACTCCCAATTCTGAGTGGTCTGTTCCTACGTTACCACTGGATTGGTGGGATTTGTAA
- the purB gene encoding adenylosuccinate lyase, which translates to MAIRAITPLDGRYATQVSGLADHLSEWALIKRRVEVEVEWLLEMAACADIADMRALTGAEQNYLRGLVADFDDDAAQRVKAMERTTNHDVKAVEYYIRERLQGTSLEDVSEWVHFCCTSEDINNLSHALMVKSALENEWLPQARALVDSVAALAESTADTSMLAYTHGQAASPTTLGKELAVFVYRWRRQMRQMECAEYLGKFNGAVGGYNAHAIAYPDADWQDISRRFVERLGLTHNPLTTQIEPHDYISEIFHALIRFNTITLDFDRDMWSYISLGVFRQRAVEGEVGSSTMPHKVNPINFENSEANLGISNALLEHLATKLPVSRLQRDLTDSSALRNLGPAIGHSLVGLKSAQRGLRQVGVDEHLLAAELDDAWEVLAEAVQTVMRKQGGEDAYELLKGFTRGQRVTEADMRHFVKGLELPSDDKKRLMALTPAGYTGIAAELVARMGGLDESN; encoded by the coding sequence CTGGCGATTAGGGCGATTACGCCGTTGGACGGACGATACGCGACTCAGGTGAGCGGGCTTGCCGACCACCTGTCGGAGTGGGCGCTCATCAAGCGGCGCGTTGAAGTGGAAGTGGAATGGCTGCTGGAGATGGCGGCGTGCGCGGACATCGCGGATATGCGCGCGCTGACCGGCGCAGAGCAGAACTACCTGCGCGGGCTAGTGGCAGATTTCGATGACGATGCGGCGCAGCGCGTGAAGGCGATGGAGCGTACGACGAATCACGATGTCAAGGCGGTGGAGTACTACATCCGCGAGCGTCTGCAAGGCACTTCGCTGGAAGATGTTAGCGAGTGGGTGCACTTTTGCTGCACATCGGAGGACATCAACAACCTATCGCACGCGCTGATGGTCAAATCTGCGCTTGAAAACGAATGGCTGCCGCAGGCGCGCGCGCTGGTGGACAGTGTTGCTGCGCTTGCTGAGTCCACGGCGGATACCTCGATGCTGGCATATACTCACGGGCAGGCGGCATCCCCAACCACGCTCGGCAAGGAGCTCGCGGTGTTCGTGTATCGCTGGCGGCGGCAGATGCGGCAGATGGAATGCGCCGAGTATCTCGGCAAGTTCAACGGTGCGGTGGGCGGCTACAACGCGCACGCCATTGCGTATCCGGACGCCGATTGGCAGGACATATCGCGCCGCTTCGTAGAGCGCTTGGGCTTGACGCACAACCCGCTGACCACGCAGATTGAGCCGCATGACTACATTTCTGAGATATTCCACGCGCTAATTCGCTTCAACACAATCACGCTGGACTTCGACCGCGACATGTGGTCGTACATATCGCTGGGCGTGTTCAGGCAGCGCGCGGTAGAAGGCGAAGTCGGCTCATCGACAATGCCGCACAAAGTCAACCCCATCAACTTCGAGAACTCGGAGGCGAATCTCGGCATCAGCAACGCGCTGTTGGAGCATCTGGCGACTAAGCTGCCCGTATCGCGGCTACAGCGAGACCTGACCGATTCGTCAGCGCTGCGGAACTTGGGACCCGCCATCGGACACAGCCTAGTTGGCTTGAAATCGGCGCAGCGCGGCTTGCGTCAAGTAGGCGTGGACGAGCACCTGCTTGCCGCCGAACTGGACGATGCGTGGGAAGTGCTGGCAGAGGCGGTGCAAACCGTAATGCGCAAACAAGGCGGCGAGGACGCATACGAATTGCTGAAGGGGTTTACGCGGGGGCAGCGTGTAACGGAAGCCGATATGCGCCATTTCGTCAAAGGGCTGGAACTGCCGTCCGACGACAAGAAGCGGCTGATGGCGCTGACGCCGGCGGGCTATACGGGGATTGCGGCGGAGCTGGTGGCGCGGATGGGCGGACTGGATGAATCCAATTAG
- a CDS encoding class I SAM-dependent methyltransferase — protein sequence MTTQDYSFSKFSQNSFYEGLNAHLVDMADLSRDKRIVDLACGTGGVTSLIVGRLNNARDSVVIAVDHSAGALKQAMENLRGRGDSVIQFVHSQVEGLSESLNRESVDTVVFCNAIHYIPDKDALLEDITRSLNPGGKFAFNTSFYEGSHPPESLEYYRKWMFKSIRTLRREYGLKPTRAEKVESRKQLTVDQYRELLEKHGMTIVKQDIETVQVPIEGWLDISGFQDFIEGTLPGVPLKEASAALQSGVRQTFEEMNITHVPRSWLGIIAVRS from the coding sequence ATGACAACCCAAGACTATTCGTTCAGCAAGTTTTCCCAAAACTCCTTCTATGAAGGGCTAAATGCCCATTTGGTGGACATGGCGGACCTTAGCAGAGACAAACGCATCGTTGACCTCGCCTGTGGCACGGGCGGCGTAACGAGCCTTATCGTCGGACGATTGAACAACGCCCGCGATTCCGTGGTCATCGCAGTTGACCATTCCGCCGGCGCGCTCAAACAGGCGATGGAGAACCTGAGGGGCAGAGGAGACTCTGTCATCCAGTTCGTCCACAGTCAGGTTGAAGGACTGTCCGAATCGCTCAATAGGGAATCGGTGGACACGGTCGTGTTCTGCAACGCCATACACTACATCCCGGACAAGGACGCGCTGCTCGAAGACATAACGAGGTCGCTGAACCCCGGCGGCAAGTTCGCCTTCAACACATCGTTCTACGAAGGCAGCCATCCGCCCGAAAGCCTCGAATACTATCGCAAGTGGATGTTCAAGTCTATCCGCACGCTGCGGCGCGAATACGGCTTGAAGCCCACGCGCGCCGAGAAGGTCGAATCCCGCAAGCAGTTAACGGTGGATCAGTACCGAGAGCTGCTGGAAAAGCACGGCATGACAATCGTGAAGCAGGACATCGAGACGGTGCAGGTGCCGATCGAGGGCTGGCTGGACATCAGCGGCTTCCAGGATTTCATCGAAGGGACGCTGCCCGGCGTGCCGCTGAAAGAAGCGAGCGCCGCGCTGCAATCCGGCGTGCGCCAAACCTTCGAAGAGATGAACATCACGCATGTCCCCCGAAGCTGGCTCGGCATCATCGCGGTGCGAAGTTAA